The Borreliella andersonii genome has a segment encoding these proteins:
- a CDS encoding YfcC family protein, with product MVKMPSSFTIIFSLIIFVTILTYVIPAGKFDKEFKQMGDGSKREIIVAGTYKYVDRGPRGFLHPIMTILTAMSKGMEHAAEVIIFVLIVGGAYGIIMKTGAIDAGIYCLIKKLGSKDKLLIPLLMFIFSIGGTVTGMSEETLPFYFVMIPLIVALGYDSLVGAAIIALGAGVGTMASTVNPFATGIASAIASISLQDGFYFRIVLYFVSVLVAIIYVGVYASKIKKDPSKSLVYSQKNEHYQYFVKKDGPSTGDNAQNALEFTFAHKLVLLLFGFMILILIFSIVNLGWWMQEMTMLYLGVAIIAAFICRLGESEMWDAFVKGSESLLTAALVIGLARGVMIVCDDGLITDTMLNAATNFLYNLPRPLFIILNEIIQIFIGFVVPSSSGHASLTMPIMAPLADFLLIPRSSVVIAMQTASGLINLITPTSGVIMAVLGISRLSYGTWFKFVLPLFIIEFFISILVIIANIYLSF from the coding sequence ATGGTCAAAATGCCAAGTAGTTTTACAATAATATTTTCTTTAATTATATTTGTTACTATTTTAACGTATGTGATTCCTGCTGGTAAGTTTGATAAAGAATTTAAACAAATGGGTGATGGATCTAAAAGGGAAATAATTGTTGCTGGAACTTATAAATATGTAGATCGAGGTCCTAGGGGATTTTTGCATCCTATTATGACTATTTTAACTGCAATGTCAAAGGGTATGGAACATGCAGCTGAAGTTATTATTTTTGTTTTGATTGTTGGAGGTGCTTATGGGATTATTATGAAAACTGGAGCAATAGATGCAGGAATTTATTGTTTAATTAAGAAGTTGGGGAGCAAAGATAAATTGCTTATTCCTTTGTTAATGTTTATTTTTTCAATTGGTGGAACTGTAACTGGAATGAGTGAAGAAACCCTACCTTTTTATTTTGTTATGATTCCTTTGATAGTAGCTTTGGGTTATGATAGTCTTGTTGGAGCAGCTATTATTGCTTTAGGAGCCGGAGTGGGTACGATGGCTTCTACTGTAAATCCATTTGCTACAGGAATTGCATCTGCAATAGCTTCTATTAGCTTGCAGGATGGATTTTATTTTAGAATTGTTCTTTATTTTGTATCAGTGTTAGTTGCTATAATCTATGTTGGTGTTTATGCGTCTAAAATTAAAAAGGATCCCTCAAAATCGCTTGTGTATTCTCAAAAAAATGAACATTATCAATATTTTGTTAAAAAAGATGGACCTTCTACTGGAGATAATGCTCAGAATGCTCTTGAGTTTACTTTTGCTCATAAATTAGTTTTACTTTTATTTGGATTCATGATATTGATTTTGATATTTAGCATTGTTAATCTTGGTTGGTGGATGCAAGAAATGACAATGCTATATCTTGGAGTTGCTATTATAGCGGCGTTTATTTGCAGATTGGGTGAATCTGAAATGTGGGATGCATTTGTGAAAGGTTCTGAAAGTCTTTTAACCGCTGCTCTTGTTATTGGGCTTGCTAGAGGTGTTATGATAGTGTGTGATGATGGGTTGATTACAGATACTATGTTAAATGCTGCTACTAATTTTTTATACAATCTTCCAAGACCCCTTTTTATCATTTTGAATGAAATTATTCAAATATTTATAGGATTTGTTGTGCCATCTTCATCAGGTCATGCTAGTCTCACCATGCCAATAATGGCACCACTTGCTGATTTTTTGTTAATTCCAAGATCTTCAGTTGTTATTGCCATGCAAACTGCATCTGGACTTATTAATTTAATAACACCTACCAGTGGAGTTATAATGGCTGTATTGGGGATATCCAGATTGAGTTATGGTACGTGGTTTAAATTTGTTTTACCATTATTTATTATTGAGTTCTTTATTTCTATTTTAGTTATTATAGCTAACATTTATTTGAGTTTTTAG
- a CDS encoding CRASP family complement regulator-acquiring lipoprotein has product MKKDLVALLYPKKDNLKELETSHLEKLKDFLEKFLSIKTTVSEMMHQLLLDYQNI; this is encoded by the coding sequence TTGAAGAAAGACTTGGTTGCTTTATTATATCCCAAAAAAGACAATCTAAAAGAACTAGAAACTTCACATTTAGAAAAGCTTAAAGATTTTTTGGAAAAATTTTTATCTATAAAAACAACGGTCTCAGAAATGATGCATCAACTCTTACTAGACTATCAAAATATCTGA